Part of the Fodinicola acaciae genome is shown below.
ACACCACCGGCCGCCTGCACGGAAACCGTGTATCTGGCCAAGTTGTACGCGACCCGGATCTCGGCATAGCGACGGGCGATCTCGTGCCGCAGCGCGCCACGGTCGGCGCGTACGAACCGCTGGCCTTCCGCGGATCGCAGATATGTCACCAAATCAGCGAGCGCCTGCTCCATCTTCACGCACGCGCCGATTCCCGCGCGCTCAAACGAAAGCGCGTCCATCGCCACGTACCAACCTTTGTTCTCCGCGCCGACGCGGTTGGCCATCGGCACGCGTACGTCGTCGAGGAAAATCTCGGCAAACGGTGCCGCGCCGCGGATGTCGGTGATCGGCCGTACGGTCACACCCGGTGTTTTCGCGTCCAGCAACAGAAAGGTGATGCCTCGGTGCTTCTTCGCGTCCGGGTCGGTGCGGACGAGCAGAAAGAGCCAGTCGGCATACTGCCCCAGCGAGGTCCAGACCTTCTGGCCGCTCACCACGTAATGGTCGCCGTCGGCAACCGCGCGCGTACGCAGGCTTGCGAGGTCGGATCCGGCGCCAGGCTCGGAAAATCCCTGGGCCCAGGTCGCCTCGCCGCGCGCGATCCTCGGCAGATGCTCGGCTTTCTGCTCGTCGGTGCCGTGCGCCAGCAGCGTCGGTCCGAGCAGGAAGGCGCCGATGCCGTTCACGGTCGGCACCCGCGCGCGCATCATTTCTTCCTGCAGTACGAATTCAAGCAGCGGGGACAGGCCGGCGCCGCCGTACTCCCGCGGCCAGTGCGGCGCGATCCATCCCTTGTCCGCCAACGCTTTTGCCCACTGCCGCGCGCCGTCGCGGCGCGCCGGATCGTCGCAAACCCGGTCGACCGGCCAGTTGTAGCCCCAGACGTCCTCCGGCTCCATCGAGTGCTCGTCCTCGTGGTCGGGGAGATAACCGGCGGGGAAGTGGTCACCGATGAACGCGCGCACCTCCTGCCGGAACTCCGCCTCCCGTGGCGAGTCCTCCCAGTTCATGCCGTCCTCTCCGCGCCCTGCGCCGCGTCGCGATCCCAGGTCGACGCGGTGAGGCCGTGGTCACCGCGCTCCTTCAGCTTGTATTTGGCGACCTTGTCCGTCGCCGTCCTCGGCAACGCGTCCACGAACTCGACGTACCTCGGCACCATGAACCGCGGCAGCCGCTCCTCGCAGAAGGCGACCAGGTCCTCGTGCTCCAGCGTGGTCCCCGGTCGCAGGACGACGGTCAGCTTGACGTCCTCGTCCTCCAGTTCCGACGGCACGCCGGTCGCCGCGCACTCGATCACGTCCGGATGCAGGTTGACCTCGCACTCCACGTCGAAGGCGGAGATGTTCTCGCCGCGGCGCCGGATCGCGTCCTTCATCCGGTCGAGGAAGAAGTAGTAGCCGTCCTCGTCCCGATAGCCGCGGTCGCCGGTGTGATACCAGAGGTTGCGGAACGCCTCCGCGGTCGCCTCCGGAGCGCCGTAGTAACCGGTGGTGATCACGAACGGCTGCTTGGGACGTACGACGATCTCGCCCGGCTCGCCCGGACCGAGCAGGCGGTCCTGCTCGTCCACCACGCCGACCTCAAAGCGCCGCTCGTTTGGCGTGCCGCACGACCCGAGCCGCCATTCGCCGTACGGACTGCCCGTGACGATGCCGGCCTCGGTGCTGGTGTACGTCTCCGCCGACCGTACGCCGAACCGCTCCGTCAGCGGCGCGTCCAGGACCGACTTCCCCATGTAGAACGTCTCGAGCGGATGCTGTTTGTCCAGCGGGGTTTCCGGTCTGTTCAACAGGATCGGGATCATCGAGAACACGCTCATGCAGACCTTCGCGTCGAACGCGCGTACGTCGTCCCAGAACCGCGACGCGTGGAACCGGTCGGCCACCGCGATCGCGCCGCCGCCGAGCATCGCCGAGAAGACGCCGTCCCACAGGCCGGCCGCGTGGAACAGCGGCAGCGGACAGTAGATCGTCTTGCCCCACCGGTCGAGATAGTCGAGTGAGTCGATCGCGCAGGTCAACGCGAGCGCGTGCGAGCACATCGCGCCTTTGGAGGGACCGGTCGTGCCGGATGTGTACATGATCGCCTGCAGGTCGGAGAACGCCACAGCCCGGCGTACCGGCTCGGCGCCGTGCGCGAGCAGCTCGGAGAACGGCAGCGTCGGCTTGCCGACCGGACGATCGAGGTCACCGCG
Proteins encoded:
- a CDS encoding acyl-CoA dehydrogenase family protein, which produces MNWEDSPREAEFRQEVRAFIGDHFPAGYLPDHEDEHSMEPEDVWGYNWPVDRVCDDPARRDGARQWAKALADKGWIAPHWPREYGGAGLSPLLEFVLQEEMMRARVPTVNGIGAFLLGPTLLAHGTDEQKAEHLPRIARGEATWAQGFSEPGAGSDLASLRTRAVADGDHYVVSGQKVWTSLGQYADWLFLLVRTDPDAKKHRGITFLLLDAKTPGVTVRPITDIRGAAPFAEIFLDDVRVPMANRVGAENKGWYVAMDALSFERAGIGACVKMEQALADLVTYLRSAEGQRFVRADRGALRHEIARRYAEIRVAYNLARYTVSVQAAGGVPGYEASVNQLYGAELLQRLARTGASAFGQFSLLRQRKDAPLHATYAHLRADAVAATFLGGTTEIQRNVIATRGLGLPRE
- a CDS encoding AMP-binding protein gives rise to the protein MREEGLESLVVGDVLRRRATTHRREVFLKFHDGELSYAEVDAMTDRVANGLAAHGVGTGQHVAVMLPNSTDFLFTIFALSRLGAVAVPVNTAHRGEMLAHVLASSDSSTLVVDAAYAERVTPLTHRLPGLGRVIVRGDLDRPVGKPTLPFSELLAHGAEPVRRAVAFSDLQAIMYTSGTTGPSKGAMCSHALALTCAIDSLDYLDRWGKTIYCPLPLFHAAGLWDGVFSAMLGGGAIAVADRFHASRFWDDVRAFDAKVCMSVFSMIPILLNRPETPLDKQHPLETFYMGKSVLDAPLTERFGVRSAETYTSTEAGIVTGSPYGEWRLGSCGTPNERRFEVGVVDEQDRLLGPGEPGEIVVRPKQPFVITTGYYGAPEATAEAFRNLWYHTGDRGYRDEDGYYFFLDRMKDAIRRRGENISAFDVECEVNLHPDVIECAATGVPSELEDEDVKLTVVLRPGTTLEHEDLVAFCEERLPRFMVPRYVEFVDALPRTATDKVAKYKLKERGDHGLTASTWDRDAAQGAERTA